A single Dermacentor albipictus isolate Rhodes 1998 colony chromosome 3, USDA_Dalb.pri_finalv2, whole genome shotgun sequence DNA region contains:
- the LOC135916716 gene encoding uncharacterized protein, giving the protein MIPKPGKPPSLSNLRPISLTSCVGKTLERMALTRLSDLIEAKEFFPHSLIGFRRRVCAQDMFLILQHTFLSPNPSQIHALVTVDVRKAFDGVCHDHILSRISSLDCGHRMYSYLRSFLSNRVARFRVDTHLSDPHPLTRGTPQGAVLSPILFNLAMTPLASQLAQIPDLHHIFYADDITLWCSSGSPGHVQDTLQRGLDLINSFLPTAGLSPAPEKSELLLLNYSSYQRSHNALISLHLSGSPIPVVPHCKVLGFPLHAAKNVQALHHAVRTCHSVTHLLWRVVTRRAGLHEAHACRVAHALALNKFLYFVPYVSFTHTQLNTLETALVGLYKAALNLPITTSTAKLFATGLFHPLRSLLSLHRDSQLARLSLTRQGQWLLAQAGISPIPVSSFTSPKSTPAPNLRILPLPSNMSPVLHAGRRHAAAQHHSPLFTTQGVAYTDASFIAPRGSCGYAIYHPHLPAPETHTSGPYLHPPDALSLEVLAIVHALQSFPSLPSLPEYTIYTDSQAAIRHIQNRTLPHSLQQQVERAVSALQPSTVFLRWVPGHSGIDGNELAHQLARDVFNRAPLIPWSGPSQDSGGLSLRRTIKEVYLQLRLDKRLYPPPHPSLTVPEARLLRHIQMNALVTPSRLFLYRYRSDPSCPNCPSTYADLSHCLFYCPTAQQSSSCPYRMLRKVTDVTYEIVLATPTTSCTVTTSYIVHVVRLKSYNSPRALDI; this is encoded by the coding sequence AtgattccgaagccgggcaaacctccctccctttctaaccttcgccctatctccttgacgtcgtgtgttggcaaGACCCTTGAGCGAATGGCTTTGACTCGCCTCTCTGATCTTATTGAAGCGAAAGAGTTCTTCCCCCACTCTCTTATCGGCTTTCGACGGCGCGTCTGTGCACAGGACATGTTCCTGATCCTCCAGCACACCTTTCTCTCACCCAATCCCAGCCAGATCCACGCTCTTGTGACTGTTGATGTCCGCAAGGCCTTCGACGGTGTGTGCCACGACCATATCCTGTCTCGGATCTCCTCCCTGGACTGCGGACACCGCATGTACTCTTATCTCCGCTCCTTTCTCTCTAACCGAGTGGCTCGTTTCCGAGTGGACACACATCTGTCCGATCCCCACCCGCTCACCCGTGGCACTCCTCAAGGTGCTGTTCTCTCTCCTATCCTTTTTAATCTTGCAATGACCCCTCTCGCCTCCCAACTAGCCCAGATTCCTGACCTCCACCACAtcttttatgccgacgacatcaccctctggtgttcgtctggttctcccggtcacgtacaggacaccctgcaacgtggcctcgatctcatcaactcctttctccccactgctggcttgtcacctgctccggagaaatccgagcttctcctTCTTAACTACTCCTCATACCAGCGCTCCCACAACGCCCTAATCTCCCTACATCTTTCCGGCTCTCCCATTCCTGTTGTCCCCCATTGCAAAGTTCTTGGTTTCCCGTTACATGCAGCCAAGAATGTGCAAGCCCTACACCACGCGGTCAGGACTTGTCACTCGGTAACTCACCTCCTGTGGCGCGTGGTCACTCGGCGCGCGGGCCTCCACGAGGCTCATGCGTGCCGAGTTGCCCATGCGCTCGCCCTCAACAAGTTCCTGTACTTTGTGCCTTACGTTTCCTTCACCCACACTCAGCTTAACACCCTCGAGACCGCCCTTGTTGGCCtctacaaggcagctctcaacctccctatcaccacctccactgctaagctctttgccacaggcctcttccatcctcttcgttctcttctctctctccaccgtgactcccagcttgcccggctttctcttacccgtcagggtcagtggttactggcccaggcgggtatctctcccattcccgtttcctcctttacctctccaaaatccaccccggcgcccaatcttcgcattctccccctcccgtctaatatgtcccctgtcctgcatgccggccgtcgtcacgcggccgcgcagcatcattcccccctctttactacccagggagtagcctacacggatgcctctttcatagcccctcgaggttcctgtggctacgctatctaccatccccacctcccagcacctgaaactcacacgagtgggccgtacctacaccctccggatgcactctctctcgaggtccttgccattgtacatgccctacaatcatttccctccctgccctcgctcccagagtacacgatatataccgactcccaagccgccattcgccacatacagaaccgcaccctaccccattcactccaacaacaggtcgaacgagcggtctccgcactgcaaccttccaccgttttcctccgctgggtccctgggcattcggggattgacggcaatgagctggcccatcagctcgcccgtgatgtttttaaccgggcaccgttgatcccctggtcggggccctcgcaggattctgggggactctccctgcgccgcactatcaaggaagtttacctccagctccgtctcgacaagcgcctctaccctccccctcatccatcactcactgtgccggaggctcgccttctgcggcacatccaaatgaatgcactggttaccccttcccgcctctttctctatcgctatcgctccgacccctcctgtcccaactgcccctctacttatgcagacctatcccattgcctattctactgtccgactgctcagcaatcaagttcct